Sequence from the Aquimarina sp. Aq107 genome:
TGCTAAATTAACTAAAGAGCAGTACAATACTAAAAAGGAATTAAACGATAACTACGGATATTTTTGGGAAGTTTCTCCTTCTGGAAAAATGGGGCATAATGGCTCGGATCCAGGGATATTAACCTTGATGTATTTTAATAAAAAAGAAAAAGTAGGAGCTATTTTTTTTATGAATACTTCTTTAGAAGAAAGCAAGGAGATTATACGTTCCGTACAACAAATATGGAATACAGTAAAAGAATTCAAAAAAGATTATATCAATACGCTAAGCATTGGTGAGTGACCAATAGAGTTTAAATAATATTGTCAATATTCAAAACTACTGTGTAACATAAAAAGAATACATAAAATGTTCAAATCAAAATTTTGGAACCAACTTATAATCTTTGTAATTGCTATAATAACTATTTTAATAGCTAGGGAATATTTTTCTAACCTACTGATTGAAAAAGGAATTAAATCATTTCAGATACATACGTTTTTAAATATTGGATCAAATCTGCTTTTAATTTTAGTTTCGATAGTATTAATACAAAATAATGGAATTTCTGAAATCGCAGGAATAAAACGAACAAAACTAAAAAGATGGTATCTATTACTTTTTCCTCTTGTCTATTTAGTATTACTTAATGGATTATCTATAGATGAAATGGATAGAGAACCGCTAATTTCTAATATTCTTGTGTTTGCAATATATTCTTTGTCCATTGGTTTTGCAGAAGAATTAAGTCTTAGAGGTTTTTTACAGTCCTATTTAATCAAACACTTAGGTACTACAAAAAGGAATATAGTTTTATCCGTATTAATTTCTTCTTTATTTTTTGGATTACTGCATTTAATAAATTTTGATAATGGCTTTTATGGAGAATTGTCTCAAGTTATGTATGCAACATTTATCGGAGTTATGTTTGGAGTGTTATTAGTTATTACCAAAAGAATTTATCCTTTAATTATTATCCATGCTATCATTGATTTTGTTGGAGATTTTGATACAATTGGACTTAATATAAACAACACGATGAGTGAAAGCAGTTCATTAGAAAGTGCTGCCCTTATAGCTTTACTGGTATCACCT
This genomic interval carries:
- a CDS encoding CPBP family intramembrane glutamic endopeptidase, with protein sequence MFKSKFWNQLIIFVIAIITILIAREYFSNLLIEKGIKSFQIHTFLNIGSNLLLILVSIVLIQNNGISEIAGIKRTKLKRWYLLLFPLVYLVLLNGLSIDEMDREPLISNILVFAIYSLSIGFAEELSLRGFLQSYLIKHLGTTKRNIVLSVLISSLFFGLLHLINFDNGFYGELSQVMYATFIGVMFGVLLVITKRIYPLIIIHAIIDFVGDFDTIGLNINNTMSESSSLESAALIALLVSPCLLYGVSLMRKYPLQDNIEE